In a genomic window of Pelecanus crispus isolate bPelCri1 chromosome 1, bPelCri1.pri, whole genome shotgun sequence:
- the LOC104026492 gene encoding BPI fold-containing family C protein — protein sequence MVKICCSLLLLSLLSGQLNANPGLKVRITQKGLEYAKEVGLEILKQNMEKEHFPDLSGYEKFGLGNVKYNISRIHVTAVEFPSASISLIPGTGIKLVIGNASLTINMYWNIRTWMFKDSGRSTVYISKVFVTAIFSTPLDNTGHIPISLTSCRTTSGDIDIKLNGKSGFLHNFFIKYLKKPIHRSLVTNSCPNIRSGIQLIDEDLRSLNVLMPIDDLAKVDYSLNTLPAVFQPFIDLDLKGIVYPAGNYSGPPYVAAPFTIPDQSDSMLYLALSEYFFQTFSFAYYTAGAFNITIAEETCSYFNISTEVFGSIIPEVSKYSVTPYPVMLKLMATEIPIISLEQDSFTVDIQGSMEVFAVLPDSTTQSLFTMNIAANTSIALNIFDHKLMGSLCLNRLQFSLAHSNVGFFEISLLENILSYILQTEVIPSANAKLSKGFPLPNLANVTLTRPHITIVQGYVLISTDVHYKH from the exons atgGTGAAGATTTGCTGTTCTCTCCTCCTCTTAAGTTTGCTCAGCGGGCAACTCAATGCCAACCCTGGACTCAAAGTGAGGATCACCCAGAAGGGGTTGGAATATG CCAAGGAGGTTGGGCTGGAAATCCTGAAGCAGAATATGGAGAAGGAACATTTCCCTGATTTGAGTGGCTATGAGAAATTCGGGCTTGGTAATGTCAAATACAACATCTCAAG AATACACGTCACTGCTGTTGAATTCCCCAGTGCTTCCATCTCCCTCATACCTGGGACTGGGATAAAACTGGTGATTGGAAATGCTTCTCTAACCATCAATATGTACTGGAATATAAGGACCTGGATGTT CAAAGACAGCGGAAGAAGCACAGTGTACATTTCAAAGGTGTTTGTTACTGCAATCTTTTCAACACCCCTGGATAATACAGGTCATATACCAATATCACTTACCAGCTGCCGGACAACTTCTGGTGATATAGACATCAAGTTGAATGGAAAAAGTGG CTTTCTGCATAACTTCTTTATCAAGTATCTGAAGAAACCCATTCACAGGAGCTTGGTCACTAAC TCATGTCCCAACATCAGATCTGGGATCCAGTTAATAGATGAAGACCTCCGATCACTGAATG TCCTAATGCCAATTGATGATTTGGCTAAAGTAGACTACTCCTTAAATACCTTGCCAGCAGTATTCCAACCATTCATTGACCTGGACTTAAAG GGGATAGTCTATCCAGCTGGAAACTATTCTGGCCCTCCCTATGTGGCAGCTCCCTTCACTATCCCAGACCAAAGTGACTCCATGCTCTACCTTGCCCTCTCTGAGTACTTCTTTCAGACCTTCTCATTTGCTTACTACACTGCAGGGGCCTTCAACATCACCATTGCAGAGGAG acTTGCAGCTATTTTAATATAAGCACAGAGGTATTTGGCAGTATCATCCCTGAG GTATCCAAATACTCAGTTACACCCTACCCAGTGATGTTGAAGCTAATGGCTACTGAAATACCTATCATCAGCTTAGAGCAGGATTCCTTCACGGTAGACATTCAGGGCTCCATGGAGGTCTTTGCTGTTCTGCCAGACTCAACCACCCAGTCGTTGTTCACAATGAACATA gcaGCCAACACCAGCATTGCTCTGAATATATTTGACCACAAATTGATGGGCTCACTATGTTTGAACAG GCTCCAGTTCTCCCTAGCCCACTCCAATGTTGGCTTTTTCGAG ATCTCGCTTCTTGAGAACATCCTGTCTTACATTTTACAGACTGAAGTAATTCCATCAGCTAATG ctaaactGTCAAAAGGATTCCCTCTTCCCAATCTGGCCAATGTTACCTTGACGAGACCTCACATTACAATTGTACAG GGATACGTGTTGATTTCTACTGATGTCCACTACAAACACTAA